One genomic segment of Brassica napus cultivar Da-Ae chromosome A3, Da-Ae, whole genome shotgun sequence includes these proteins:
- the LOC106438631 gene encoding abscisic acid receptor PYL7 produces the protein MEEIIVNDSEMYGALVTAQYARLHHRHHCRENQCTSFLVKYIKAPVHLVWSLVRRFDEPQKYKPFVSRCTVQGHPEIGSLREVNVKSGLPATTSTERLEQLDDNERILGINIIGGDHRLKNYSSILTVHPEMIEGRAGTMVIESFVVDVPQGNTKDETCYFVESLIKCNLKSLACVSERLAAQDITNPIAPAF, from the exons ATGGAGGAGATCATCGTAAACGATTCAGAGATGTACGGAGCTCTTGTCACGGCGCAGTACGCACGGTTGCATCATCGTCACCACTGCAGAGAGAATCAGTGTACCTCTTTTCTCGTCAAATACATCAAAGCCCCTGTTCATCTC GTTTGGTCACTTGTCCGAAGATTTGATGAGCCGCAAAAATACAAACCGTTTGTAAGCAGATGTACAGTCCAAGGTCATCCTGAGATTGGTAGTCTCAGAGAAGTCAACGTTAAATCTGGTCTTCCGGCGACAACTAGCACCGAGAGATTGGAACAGCTTGATGATAATGAACGTATCCTAGGTATCAACATCATTGGTGGTGATCATAGACTTAAG aactACTCTTCGATCTTGACTGTACATCCGGAGATGATCGAGGGGAGAGCAGGAACTATGGTGATTGAATCTTTTGTTGTGGATGTTCCTCAAGGCAACACCAAAGATGAGACTTGTTACTTTGTGGAATCGCTCATCAAGTGTAACTTGAAGTCCTTGGCTTGTGTCTCTGAAAGATTGGCTGCTCAGGATATAACCAATCCCATCGCCCCCGCCTTCTGA
- the LOC106438630 gene encoding chitinase domain-containing protein 1-like, with protein MARRREKRSSATESSERRHNRDESKPRDGEPDSDRRLITIFVVFFIVIPAVSMAVYKVKFADRVIEAEPSIRQKGIIKTDIHFQEILTEHSKASENSSARHYDYPVLAYITPWNSKGYDMAKIYNSKFTHLSPVWYDLKSQGNGLVLEGRHNADKGWIQELRSKGNAMILPRVVLEAVPEEMLKKKKLRAKAINLIVTECKEMEFDGIVLESWSRWAAYGVLHDPDMRKMALQFVKQLGDALHEQQMQFMYVIGPPRSDTLQMYDFGPDDLKFLKDSVDGFSLMTYDFSNSQNPGPNAPLKWIDITLKLLLGSSSNVDSSLAKKVLLGLNFYGNDFASSGGDGGAITGRDYLALLQKHKPTLHWDKESGEHLFMYRDDKNIKHAVFYPSLMSILLRLENARLWGIGISIWEIGQGLDYFFHLL; from the exons ATGGCGAGGAGGCGCGAGAAACGTTCATCGGCGACGGAGAGTTCCGAACGGCGGCACAACCGTGACGAGTCAAAACCACGAGATGGAGAACCAGACTCAGATCGTAGACTCATCACCATCTTCGTGGTCTTCTTCATCGTGATCCCCGCAGTCTCAATGGCAGTGTACAAAGTCAAATTCGCTGATCGAGTCATCGAAGCGGAGCCATCGATACGTCAGAAGGGAATAATCAAAACCGATATTCATTTCCAAGAGATCCTCACT GAACATTCAAAGGCTTCAGAGAATTCATCAGCTAGGCATTATGATTATCCAGTGTTGGCTTACATTACGCCGTG GAACTCTAAAGGATATGATATGGCAAAGATATATAACTCCAAGTTTACTCATTTATCACCGGTTTGGTACGACCTGAAGAG CCAAGGGAATGGATTGGTTTTGGAAGGGAGACATAATGCTGATAAAGGATGGATCCAAGAGCTTCGATCAAAAGGAAATGCGATG ATATTACCAAGAGTTGTTCTAGAAGCAGTTCCCGAGGAGATGcttaagaaaaagaaactaaGGGCAAAAGCTATTAACCTTATTGTCACAGAGTGCAA GGAAATGGAGTTTGATGGTATTGTGCTAGAGTCTTGGTCAAGGTGGGCAGCTTATGGTGTTTTGCATGACCCGGATATGCGGAAAATG GCACTGCAATTCGTAAAACAACTTGGAGACGCCCTTCACGAGCAGCAGATGCAGTTCATGTATGTCATTGGTCCACCTCGTTCAGACACGCTCCAAATGTACGATTTTGGGCCAGATGATCTCAAGTTCTTGAAAGATTCGGTGGACGGGTTCTCTTTAATGACCTACGATTTCTCAAATTCTCAGAACCCTGGCCCCAATGCTCCTCTCAAGTGGATAGATATCACCCTCAAACTCCTACTTGGTTCATCCAGCAACGTAGATTCAAGCCTGGCAAAAAAGGTTCTTCTTGGTCTCAACTTCTACGGCAACGATTTTGCAAGCTCTGGAG GAGACGGAGGAGCTATCACTGGAAGGGATTACCTAGCGTTACTCCAGAAACACAAGCCAACGTTGCATTGGGATAAAGAAAGCGGCGAGCATCTTTTCATGTATAGAGATGATAAGAACATCAAGCATGCTGTTTTCTATCCTTCATTGATGTCTATCCTTCTACGGCTTGAGAATGCTCGTCTCTGGGGTATTGGCATTTCCATCTGGGAGATTGGTCAGGGTTTAGATTATTTCTTTCATCTTTTGTAA
- the LOC106438629 gene encoding rhodanese-like domain-containing protein 4, chloroplastic, giving the protein MEALKTASFSPTSVLSDKRSETRKPFSLPSLFPPKPPKPISQESLFRSFNGGLALLTSVLSSATAPAKSLTYEEALQQSTTSPSSFDSDGLIDGISSFVTDNPLVIAGGVAAFAVPFVLSQVLNKKPKSFGVESAKNAYTNLGTDENAQLLDIRAAADLRQVGSPNIKGLGKKTVSAVYNGEDKPGFLKKLSLKFKDPENTTLFILDKFDGNSELVAELVALNGFKSAYAIKDGAEGPRGWVNSGLPWIEPKKNLSLDLSSLTDSISGVFGESSDGVSVAIGVAAAAGLSVLAFTEIETILQLLGSAALVQLAGNKLLFAEDRKQTLKQVDEFLNTKVAPKELVDELKDIGKAFLPLSTSSKALPPPAAEAATTTTVDEKEPEPAIKVATAQVNSEPAIEAATAQVITEPTKTEAKPKPYPRPLSPYASYPDLKPPTSPTPVSSKGLPAPAPVAAEAATTTIVDEPEPELEQAIKAATAQVNSEPAAKAATEQVITEAKPKSYSRPLSPYASYPDLKPPTSPTPSHP; this is encoded by the exons ATGGAAGCTTTGAAAACCGCTAGCTTTAGTCCTACGTCGGTTTTATCCGACAAGAGATCAGAAACACGAAAGCCCTTCTCGCTCCCTAGCCTCTTTCCACCGAAGCCACCGAAACCAATCTCCCAAGAAAGCTTATTCAGGAGCTTCAATGGCGGATTGGCTCTTCTAACCTCTGTTCTAAGCAGTGCAACAGCTCCTGCAAAGTCCCTGACGTACGAGGAAGCTCTGCAACAATCTACGACCTCTCCTtcatcttttgattcagatGGCTTGATCGATGGGATATCAAGTTTCGTCACAGACAATCCCCTTGTCATTGCTGGTGGTGTTGCTGCATTTGCTGTCCCGTTTGTTCTGTCTCAGGTTCTGAACAAAAAGCCAAAATCTTTTGGGGTTGAGTCTGCTAAGAATGCTTACACCAACTTGGGTACTGATGAAAATGCTCAGCTGCTTGACATAAGAGCCGCTGCTGATCTCAGACAAGTGGGCAGTCCTAATATTAAGGGTTTAGGTAAAAAGACGGTTTCAGCTGTTTATAACGGAGAAGACAAGCCTGGTTTCTTGAAGAAGCTTTCCTTGAAGTTTAAAGATCCTGAGAACACCACATTGTTCATTCTTGACAA GTTTGATGGAAACTCCGAGCTTGTTGCCGAACTGGTGGCACTTAATGGATTCAAATCTGCTTACGCTATTAAAGATGGTGCAGAAGGACCTAGAGGCTGGGTG AATAGCGGCTTGCCTTGGATAGAGCCAAAGAAGAATCTCAGTCTTGATTTGAGCAGTTTGACTGATAGTATCAGCGGTGTATTTGGC GAGAGTTCTGATGGTGTCTCTGTAGCAATTGGAGTAGCTGCTGCTGCTGGATTAAGTGTTTTAGCATTTACAGAG ATTGAAACTATACTCCAACTACTAGGTTCAGCTGCACTTGTTCAGCTTGCAGGCAATAAACTTCTATTTGCTgag GACAGAAAGCAAACTCTAAAACAAGTGGATGAGTTCTTGAACACAAAGGTTGCACCTAAAGAACTTGTTGATGAATTAAAG GACATAGGGAAGGCTTTTCTTCCTTTATCAACAAGCAGCAAAGCTCTTCCCCCACCAGCAGCAGAAGCAGCTACAACCACCACTGTGGATGAAAAAGAACCTGAGCCAGCAATCAAAGTCGCCACTGCACAAGTAAACTCAGAGCCAGCGATAGAAGCTGCCACTGCACAAGTAATCACAGAACCAACAAAAACAGAAGCCAAACCGAAACCTTATCCAAGACCATTATCTCCATATGCATCG TACCCAGACTTGAAGCCTCCAACATCTCCCACACCAGTAAGCAGCAAAGGTCTTCCCGCACCAGCACCAGTAGCAGCAGAAGCAGCTACAACCACCATCGTAGATGAACCAGAACCTGAGCTAGAGCAAGCAATCAAAGCGGCCACTGCACAAGTAAACTCAGAGCCAGCGGCCAAAGCCGCCACTGAACAAGTAATCACAGAAGCCAAACCGAAATCTTATTCAAGACCTCTCTCTCCATATGCATCG TACCCAGACTTGAAGCCTCCAACATCTCCCACACCATCGCATCCCTGA
- the LOC106443768 gene encoding MYB-like transcription factor ETC3 isoform X1, with amino-acid sequence MDKHLRTKQTKTNPMLTSSSEEVSSLEWQAVNMNQEEEDLVRRMHKLVGDRWELIAGRIPGRTAAEIERFWVMKYN; translated from the exons ATGGATAAGCATCTTAGGACGAAGCAAACCAAGACCAACCCTATGCTTACTTCTTCATCTGAAG AAGTGAGTAGTCTTGAGTGGCAAGCTGTGAACAtgaatcaagaagaagaagatttggtCCGTAGAATGCATAAGCTTGTCGGTGACAG GTGGGAGTTGATAGCTGGGAGGATCCCAGGAAGAACGGCAGCAGAAATTGAGAGGTTTTGGGTCATGAAGTATAATTGA
- the LOC106443768 gene encoding MYB-like transcription factor ETC3 isoform X2: MDKHLRTKQTKTNPMLTSSSEVSSLEWQAVNMNQEEEDLVRRMHKLVGDRWELIAGRIPGRTAAEIERFWVMKYN; this comes from the exons ATGGATAAGCATCTTAGGACGAAGCAAACCAAGACCAACCCTATGCTTACTTCTTCATCTGAAG TGAGTAGTCTTGAGTGGCAAGCTGTGAACAtgaatcaagaagaagaagatttggtCCGTAGAATGCATAAGCTTGTCGGTGACAG GTGGGAGTTGATAGCTGGGAGGATCCCAGGAAGAACGGCAGCAGAAATTGAGAGGTTTTGGGTCATGAAGTATAATTGA